The sequence CCCCCTTCTTCAAAATCTGCACAAAGCGTCTCCCACTTGACCCAATGTATCTTCCTAGCCCCCTCGACTCTTCCGCCCCAAAGGAACTTGCACAAGAGCGATCTGATCTCGGCCAATGTTTTCTTTGGAAGTAGAGAAAATGATAAAAGAAAAATCGGAATAGAGGACAGCACAGATCTCACTAAGGTGACCCTACCTGCGAAAGAAAACTTACGATTTTTCCATTTCTCAATCTTCCTCTTAATTTTATCCACCACCGAAGTCCAGTCCGCTGCGCGAGAGAATCGAGACCCAATCGGAACTCCAAGGTAATTGGTGGGCAGCACCCCGACATTGCAGTTGAGTTGCGCCGCTGTTTCTTCAACAATTTCCTTGTCAATTCCCACCCCGAAGCAACAACTTTTGTCGAAATTAACCTTCAGCCCCGATAACAATTCAAAAAGCTTAAGAATGCTTTTGAAAGCCCAAGCATTCTCTTTTTTAGCAGACGCCACCAGCATCGTGTCATCTGCGTATTGCAGATGTGAGATGTTGAAACCATTGATACCCACCTTGGCTGGTTCCAGAAGGCCTTTGGACTTAGCTCTTTCAATAAGCAGATTTAGACCTTCGGCAACAATAAGAAAAGGAATGGTGAGAGTGGATCACCTTGCCTCAGGCCCCTCGAATTCTACTTTTGGCTAATATTTATGCCATTTTCATTCTTCTTTCAACAACGGCAATCTCATACGTGGCAATGCAATGTAGTCCTTTTGAACTTGTTTTGAAGGGCTGTTCATAGCTGGAAGAACAGCTGGAACTGCACTCTTTTCTTGTACGCTGGCAGCTAAGATTAGGGTTTCAAGGTTTTAGAGTTTTGGTTGTCCATAAATAGAGTTACCCAACAGCCCTTTTTTCACTCAcaaaatctcaacttaacaagcTTCATTTCATATTTCCAGTAGCTTCTTCCTTGAGCCATTATTTCACTTCTCTTACTCAGGACTCTTTTGTTCTTCAACCTAGAAGATACCAATAACCCTTTCTTCCTCTTTACCGCTGCCAGTTATTTCCTTCATCTTATAGGCAGAATATAGTTTCTTGTTATTCAAGCTCTCAACTTCTTCATCTCAAACACCACCTTGCCGATCCTATCCAACGGTTGGTGATAGCAGACAGAGGAAAGCGGCGCCTTGTTTCATGGTTTTTCGCAGCGGTGGTCCGGCGATGATAAACTCGTGAAGGCGATGAAGTAGACGAAGAAAGGGCGAGTTTTGGCGAAGGTTTGTAGCTCACTGCCCCCATGCCCatgttttatttttctctttttgttACTGGTAACTTGTTATCCACATGAATCCGTTTGACGTTATTCTGAATGTTAGTCGCTGTTCTTACTCTAAGATCATTAACTCCCCTTTTTTGGTTTTGCTCTTATCTTTACGTAACTGTTGAGCATGTATTATTTCTTAAAGATGACTCAGTTCCTTGTACTAAAGGTCTCTTGATTCATGTTATAtctcttgttttcttttctACTATCAGTTCTGGAAGGTTTAAGTTGTTTTGTCAATCTTCTTGGCTTTTCCATATTTCCTCAGCAAAGGTCTCATCACCGTGCTCGTATCTATGTACATTCTAACTTCTGATGCCTCACGTATTTCCATATCTGCTCTTAGCTCTTCAGTATCCAGAACATTGCACATAATATTTGCAAAGTGATCAACTTTCTTACCTATAGATAATGTATAATAATCTCTCTCCTTCATTCGAGTGCATTTGATATATTTGAAGTTGTTCACTGCTGAGTCTGCGGAAATCTGAGTGCCTTAGCTTTCTTTTATCTTCCTTTCCTTTGCTTTTTATTTGTGCATCTGAATTTGCCTCCTTGGTTTTATCTTTGAAGGTAGCAACTTCTTCACATGAAGAGATAATTTGTGTGAGGAGCATTGCGCCTTTGGCTCTACTGCAGGCTTAGCCTTGACGACCGTTGTCAGCTTGGTTGCGACAGTTTTAGGCTTCGGTTTTACTTTGACAGCAGGTTTTCTTCTCCTTGCCCTCTGCGCGGACTCCCAAACCGGTTCCGGCTGCTGCTGCATTTGCTAAGAAGAAATTGGCGACGGAGCCGATGTATATGAGATTTTCACTTTCGCAAGCCTCTAGTTTGCCACGAGTCCTGAAATTCACCGGCAGATTCTTCTTCCTGAGGTCAGCCTAAACGCTCATTCTTCTGTTTGGGTCTGTCGGCGTCTTATTTTCTTTGGCTTCAGCGGTGATGGCGGCGTGAACAGCTGCGTcgagtaagagagagagagcttgagGGCTGGAAATCGGCACAAGGCTTGTTTCACCAGCGAATAGAGAGAGTCCTCGTGTGTGGCGGTGAAGGAGACGGCGCCGCGTGGTTAAACGGCAGCGGGAATAGCTCCTTGTTGCTGCCATGTTTTGCCGGAGTTGCGCGTATAGCGGCAATCCCCAGAAGCGGTAGTGGTGAGGCTCTTTCAGGATCCAGCATCGATGATTCGAAGCGCCGACCTCGCTGATTTTGAAGACCAGGATTTTAGAAGGAGAGATGAAGCTGTGTGTCAcgccgagagagagagtcgagatgATGGGCTTTTCTTAAAAGAGGGAGCCTGATTGGCTTTTCAGAGAAAAAGAGCATGCTGGGCTTTTTAAGTCAATCATTCACCAATAAAACTTGGCCCAAAATCATAAATAAATAGAATTCTTCTCACAGCCCAAacgctaattttttttattttttcaataatttgaGTTCACATTTTTACTTTGATGCAAGTAAATTCtcaatatgatttttttttttttttttttttttttttttttttttttttgcagttgGCAGCGATGAAAGCTTGGTGATGACGACTTTAGAGGGTTATGTTCAAGATTAGCATAGTCTTGTTAACCAATTTTATGACAGATTTTGCTCCAAACAAGATGCTTTGGGTATTTGCAAGGTTCTGAATCTATTGTCATTTTTGTCTTGACTCCACCAACCCGACTGATAGGGCTGTCTAAACGGGATgggtcgggtaccctacccgaaaaaatcgggtacccgaacccgaaaataccctaaatttgctacccgaacccgaacccgaatttaaaatcgggtaccctaatacccgtttcgggtacccgagtcgggtattcgggtacccgaaattaCCCGGTGTAAATGAGCTCGTCCAATTCAATCGGgtaaatcgggtatttcgggtattagggtacccgaattacccgattttgatattagggtaccctaatacccgaaaataccctatttttttaaaaaaaaatttgaaaatgtaacCCCTATTTTTCAGCCTTTGCCCTATACAATTTCTTACGTTTTTAATTCCCTGTAGTAACAAATaatatataacaacaaataaaaaatcaacaAGCACAAATCTCAGCTCCCAagtcataatttaaaattaaacgaaCTTCTAAACTTTAGAAGTACCCAAGTACGTTGTTAACATAAGCAAATGTCAAGTCAAATACACAATCACAAAATGATGTTCATGGGCCATAACTACTAATCCGTCTCCGTTGCACGACTTCCACTTTGATCCGTCTGACTCTGTGCCGTCCTCGGATCACCATGAGTATAGCTATGGAGCACTgtaagaaattgaaattaagataAACAAAATCAAACAATGTAACGTAATAATATGTTAATGTCAAATAGacttgaataaaatataattacccATTTCAAACTCCTTCTGTTGCTCTTCTTCTGGAACGCCTTCTTCATCTTTTTTATCAATATCGGTAGATCTTAACCAATCCTCAGCACAAATCAAGGCCTCAACCATTTCCGGCGCCAAAGAGCTTCTATACGGTGATAGAACACGTCCTCCCATACTAAATGCACACTCCGAAGCAACACTAGATATGGGGACGGCTAAGATATCTCTGGCCATCTCAGCAAGTACAGGATAACGTGCAGTATTGCTCGACCACCACATCAAAATATCAAACTGGTCGACATCATTCTTACCCACTTTGTATTGCTTCTCAGTGAGGTAGATAGTGAGCTCGTTTGTATCAAGATCATCACAATCTTGATCACTCTCTTGCAAAGCCTCAAGGCTCATTGCACTACGACGCTCTGATCCTCCTTTCTCTGATTGATGTCGACGTAGAAGCACTAACTCGTGGTCGAGATGTGGGCGCCACATGATGAGATACCTTATAAAACTCAAATAACTCCTTCAATGCGCTCGTCACCTCACTCACCAAAACAGCTGCACGTTCCAAACCATACACTGATTTGAAGCATTTCTCCACAAGCTTCAACTTTTGCCTAGGGTCTAACACAGCAGCAATATAAAGAAGCCGATTCATGTTTGGATTTGATTCAACTCCTTCCAACCAATATTTTCCAATCTTCTTCCTCATGTTTGTAGCCATCAAAGACACCTCCTGATCCTCATTCAGCTCCAACTCAGCAATAAGATCAAATATGTCACACATCTCAAcaaagaagaggtgtgaagtgGCATATGAAGTCCCAGATGCAAGAAGAGTGAGGTCATAGAATTTTTTGAGGTATTCTATGATCTTCCTGATGTTCACCCAATCCACCGCTTCAGGTGCTCCAATAATATGCTGCCCATTATCATATTTCTTGTTCCTCAAGTCCTCTGTATATGATGAAAACATACTCCCACACACCTCGAATACCTGCCAAATGAAATGATCTAAGCATGTAGATTCATCATATCATATATTCACATATTGCAAACAAAGAATCTCTAAAATGCAGTACAATATATTCAGTGAGTCTTTGAATCCATGATTAGATGTTTCAAAACAACTGAAGCATTACTGCAAGAAACATCAGAGGGAGATACATAATATTAAAACAGGTAATTACTAAGTGTTGTAAGAAAAAACACAAGCATATTTCCATTTCAGACAATTTGCAACTTCTGAAATAAAGGACAAATATCACACTAATTTCCTAAACACCTCGAATACCTGCTCATACGGCTCAGCTGACTCCAACATAAGATATGTTGAGTTCCACCGTGTAGGGACATCCAAACATAATTGCTTCTTGGACTCAATCTTGACTAGCTTTGCATACTCATAAAACTTTGAAGCTCTTGCTGGGGAGGCCTTGATCCACTTCACTGCTTCTCTAACTCTGTGAACCGAGATACCAATCTCAAGTAAACCATCCTTAACCACCAAATTGAGGATGTGGGCTGCACAACGCATATGGAGGTAGCCTCCATCGAGAACTGTAGACCGTATCCCATCGAGATAATGCTTCACATGTTTCACTGCCCCATCGTTCGCTGTTGCATTGTCTAACGTGCAACAAAGCAATCTCTGCAACCCCCATTCCTTCATTGCCGTCACAATAGCTTCACCAATATCAACTCCCTTGTGACTAACAATCTTGACAAAGGTAATGATCCTCTTATGTAAGATCCAATCCTTGTTGATGAAGTGGGCAGTAACACAcataaaatttgtgttgtttacTGAAGTCCAGCTATCTGTGGTCAATGAGACCCTACCCATGCCTTTTTTGGTGAAGAAAGTCTTCAATCGATCTTTCCGCTCCAAGAAGAGCTTCACACAATCAGCTCTAATCGTCTGCCTTGATGGAATATGGAACATTGGGCAAGCAGCAACAACGAATTTTTTGAAGCCCTCTTTTTCCACATGTATGAATGGGAGCTCATCAAGGATAATCATCTCAACGAGAGTGAGACGAACAAACTTTTGGTCGAATTTCCAAGCTGACAACGCGCTGGTCCCATCCGTGCCGGCAGGTGTGAAATGCAATACAGTTTGACCACCTGTTGCATTTTTATGCTTTCTAGAGCATGAGATAGTGTGATTTTTGAGGCCATTCGTCCCATTACGGGAATCGGCGTTAATTATAGCTCCACATGTCTTGCACTTCCCCTTTCGCGTCTTATCCGGAGGATCACCTTCTTCAACCCATAAAAGTGTGAATCCTTTCCAATGATCTGAACGCACACTTCctcctttccttttctttgatGCTCCACTTTGAGCTCCAGTTTGTATTGTCTCTTCCCCGTCTTCGCCAATAGGAATATCCTCTAAGCCATCATCATCCATATCATCATTCATATCAATATCATCTTCCTCAACTCTATTACTATTGCGAGAAGATTCCATGACAATGTAGCAAActacaaaacaaaacaacaagTATCAAACTATGAAATATGAAGTGCCAAAATCACTGCCCCATCACACTATACCATATAAACTGCCAAAATCAAACTACCAACAACAAGTATCAAACTATACCATATAAACTGCCAAAATCAAACTATACCATATAAACTGCCAACAACAAGTATCAAACTACCATATAAACTGCCAAAATCAGTAAATCACACTATACCCGAGAAGTATACATTCTATAAACTACCATATAAACTGCAAAATCAGTTTCCTAAATCCTAAGTAGTAAGTACTAAATTTGTGACGTATACATTCTATAAACTACCATATAAACTGCCAAAATCACACTAAATTTGTGAAGTATACATTCTATACATTCTATAAAGTATAAACTACCATATAATGTATACATTCTATACATTTGTGAAGTATACATTCTATACATTCAATGACAAAGAAAGCTCACCTGTCGTCGGAGCTCGGAGGCTGCTGCACGGGCGAACGGCTGCTGCACGGGTTGCTGCGGCGGCGAAGGGCTGCTGCCACAGGCGAGGCGAGGGTCGCGAACTGGGGAGGCCGGAGGCGGAACTGCTGCTGCACTGGCGAGGGGCGAGGGGCGACGGCGAGTGGCGGCCGACCGGGGCTGGACGTGAGAGCCGAGAGTTCACAGTTCTAGGGCTTGGAATTGCCGATTGCGGGAGGGAAGGGATGAATTGAAAAACAGGGGGGGCGCGGGAGGAGGTAAGTTCTAGGGCTGGGGTTCACAGTTTTTAGTTttagattaattaaataatttaaatagaattaaaaaaatcgggtattttcgggtatacccgatacccgatcgggtatacccgatacccgttTTTTTGAACCCCTAACTACCCGAAcccgtacccgatcccgaaaaaatcgggtatcgggtacccaatacccgattttttcgggtcgggtatcgggtacccgattacccgaacccgaaattcccagccctaccgACTGAAGATCATGCTCGGAGAGTTCATCCAAAAATCTGGTGGCAGGCCACTCGTTTCTTTCCAACACCTTGTTTGAGTGATGTTTACTTTGCACTTCAGGTGGCTCAATTGGTTTTTTAATCAGATTCTGGGTGTACTTGAATCTGGGCCATTGTGAGTCCAACCATTGAATATTGATGGTTACATATTCTCTTTGTGTGAATCTGAGTAGGTTAGACGACTCAATCCTCAACAAGTCTCGAGTGCACTCGGACTTGGGATTGTGCGAGTCTGGTCTCAATGGTGTTTTATTATGTTTGGTGAACGTGTGTTTCAACTCCACGAGTGGATTCAACTTTATCTTGGAGAGAAGTAAAGTTAGCGATGCATAGCCGACCCCAATGCCATATGACTCAATTCTTTGACAGGTCTTGGGTACGCTCGGACCTGGGATTGTTCGAGTCTGGTTTGAGTGAGGTTGTTGTTATGTTTGGCATCTCACGAAGTTGGGAGAATTCTGTGCAGCGGCTCGAGAAGATTGAGTTTTCTCTTCTTGATGCTTAAGCCATGGAGAATGAAGCCATCGTCCGAATTGCTTTCATCAAGGAAGAGTTTGCTATGATAGAGAGGCGGAAGATGGAGATGACGTTGTCCTTCAAGCAAGGTACTGCCTCCTTTCATACCGTCTGAGGTGCAATCCAAGAATTCAAAAGAGAGTTTGACAAACATAAAGCTGCACCTATCGATGAGGAAATGCTGAGGAATTTAAAGTCTTCAGAATCACTTTTGATCTCTGCTCAGAGAACTTTGGAGTATCAAGACCATTTGCTTAGTATTGGTGCAAACCGTAATTTCTATAATTTCTCTTTGATGATTCCCATTTGGTTTGTAATGGGATATTTTGACATCTTTCTCCAAATGTGCTTATGTTGCTTTTGATGGCTTGATTTTCTTCCCAATTTTGAAATGAGATATATTtggcttcacataatcaacttaaatcataacttgatgatataaattgaaaagagtcAAACATAATTCATGACTGAACCTAGAAATTATCTAAGttgcctacgtacccttttaAAAGcgatcaagtcaaaacgtagttcatagGATCAACAAGTGTTTGAAAATGGATGTcgtgcacagtttatactcatgcgggccaggagcaacatgcagtttaggctcgtgcTACAAGGAGTTGTCTTCATATGctccattttgttgtttttcttcatGCTTTCTGGCTTGACTTTTTCCATCTTCCTCTTTTtgtgtttttctatttttttattttttttatttattttttattatttatgttttgtttttttaggaactatatacatatgtacatgCTTCATTCTCTACCATCATTCAGGGATAGTAGCGTTTCAATAACTTGCCATTGATAAGCCCAACTCTGACGTTGTCATCAGAAAGAAGCCTGTATGCCCCATTTGTGTAGACTTCCTTGACAACATATGGGCCGTCCCATCTTGATATGAATTTGTTTCCAACACGATGAGTGACAACAATTGGTCTCCTCACAACGAGGACCAGATCTCCAACTTGAAAGGAACGCAATCGCACCGTCTTGTTGAAGGACTTTGAAAGACGAGATAGCATTCCAACTTTTGCTGAGCCTCTAACCTTTTCTCATCTAGAGCTTCTAGCTCTTCAAGACGTAGGCGTgcattttcttcttcagttAGTCTCTCTTGGATGGCCATTCTCAAAGATGGAATTTATTGTTCTAGGGGAATAACGGCTTCAACTCCGTATACCAATGAGTAAGGCGTTGCCTTCGTGGGAGTTCTATAAGTGGTTCGATATGCCCACAACGCTTCTCCAATGCGTTCATACCAGTCACGCTTTGACTTTGAAACAATTTTCTTCAACAGATTGCACAAGGTTTTGTTGAATGCGTCAGCCAACCCATTTACCGGCGCATTATACATCGACGACTTCCGTTGCTTGAAGCCAAATTTTTCACAAAGCTTGTTTATCTCCGTGTTGCTGAAAGGTGTTTCATTATCAGTTATGATGTAGCGAGGAACTCCATAGCGGTAGATGATGTTGGTCttgataaaatcaacaacaGTCTATTTCTTCACTTCTCTTAATAGTATTGCCTCGGCCCATTTGGAGAAGTAATCAGTCACTGCTAAAATGTATAAATGCCCCCCTGATGATTTTGTCAACGAACCAACAACAGCCATGCCCCAAGCATCGAAAGGCCAAGACGCGACCATGGAGTGTAGTGGCTCAGGCGGCTGATGAATTAGATTCGCGTGGAATTGGCAGGCTTGACATCTTTGCACGTATCTAAACAATCCTTCACTATAGTAGGCCAATAGTAACCCATTCTCTTGATTCGGAAGTGTAGATTTGAACCTGATTGATGAGCACCGCAGATGCCAGAATGCGCCTCTTCCATGGCTTTGGCAGCTTTCTCATTACTTAAGCACCTCAGAAATACTCTATCAAAAGACCTTATATAAAGTGTCCCTTTGAAGAAAATGAAGCGAGTGGCGCGTCGCCGGATGTCAACCCTTCGACGTGGATCATTTGGTAATTTATCATATTTCAGATAATCGACCAACAGTTGGCGTCTATCTTCTTCCTCAATTTCGAAGACTTCAACAAGATGGCTTTCAATTTCTTCGCATTTCTCCTCTTCAAAAATGGGTGGTATGACCCACCTTTCACATACCGATATATGGGTTTCGCCGCTGATCATAGCTATAGTAGATGCGAGTTTAGCCAGGGCATCTGCttgtttgttttcatttattaaaatatgttcAATCTCCACATTTCCAAGCCACTTAATGATCTTACGAGCATACTTGACATATGGCAATAACTCTGGTTTCTTCACTTCATACAATCCAAGTATTTGATTAACCACCAATTTGGAATCATCATATACTTTGAGGTGGGATTGTTGCATATCCAACGCCATTTCCAAACCGAGGATCAAAGCTTGATATTCTGCTACATTGTTCGAGCAATTCTCAGTTAGGGTGAAGGAATATGGCAACACTTGACGTTCTGGTGATACAAACACGACCCCAGCACCAGCTCCTTCTCTATGAGATGCTCCATCGAAAAACATCCACCAGGGTAGGGCAATATCGATTGCAAGCGCATCTTCGTCCGGGAGGTCTTCACTTAGCTCACACTCAGCGGGAATCGGGTGATCTGCTAAGAAGTCAGCCAACACTTGTCCCTTCACAGTTTTTTGGGGAACATACACGATCTCAAATTGTTGAAGTTGAAGGTACCACCGTGCAAGTCTGTCGGATAGAACATGTCTTGACATTACAAATTTTAAAGGGTTTGCCTTAGATATAAGGCGGACTGTATAAGCCTGAAAATAATGCTTAAGCTTCTGGATGGAGAAAATCAGTGCCAAGCACAACTTTTCAATTGGAGCATACTTCAACTCATTCGGCGTCATTGTTCTGCTCAAGTAGTATAATGTATTATCTTTTCCATTTTCATTCTCTTGCGCAAGCAAAGCTCCCATGGATCGTTTTTGAGCAGCAATATACAAAATCAAGGGGCGTCCTAGCACAGGTGATACAAGCACAGGAGAGGCTGCATCAAGTAAGATTTGATGTTTCGAAATGCATTTCTGCATGACTCATCCCACTCGAATGGTATACTCTTTTTCATAATTCGGCTGAATGGTTGACACCTCCCAGCTAAGTTTGAAATAAACCTTCGTAAGTATGCTAATTTTTCTTGTAAACTTTTCAGGTCGTGGATATTTCGAGGTCTGGGCATTTTTAATATCGCATCAATCTTTGCTTGTTCAATTTTTATCCCTTGATGGCAAACAATGAACCCAAGAAACTTGTCGGGCTTGACGCCAAATGCGCATTTTAGTGGATTCATCTTCAATTGATGCTTTCTCAATCTCAAAAACCATTCGCAGATCTTGGAGGTGATCACTTCGTTTCTTAGTTTTAACTACCAAATCATCCACGTAGCACTCAACATTTTTGTGAACTATATCATCAAATATTTTCTGCATGGCTCTCTGATAAGTGGCGCCGGCATTTTTCAACCCAAATGGCATCACTTTGAAGCAATAAATTCCTTTCGGGGTTTGAAATGCCGTCAATTCCTCATCATTTGGTGACATGCGGATTTGATTGTAACCGAAAAATCCATCCATGAAGGTTAATGCCTCATCCCCATTTATAGCATCAATCATCAATTCAGCAATTGGTAATGGAAAGTCATCTTTGGGGCATGCTTCATTCAAGTCCCTGAAGTCCACACACACAAATTTGTCCATTTTTCTTCCTTACTGGAACGCTGCTTGAGATCCACATCGGGTATTTGACTTCTCTGATAAACCCTACATCGATAAGTTTATTTACTGCGTCTTCGATTAGAGGAACCAGCTTTGGTCGAAATCGACGTTGAGCTTGCTTGACTGGACGTGCATCCTTTCTGACAGTTAAATGATGGACAACTATCTTGGGGCTCAATCCCGACATTTCTTTGTAAGACCATGCAAAGATGTCTTTGAATTCCTTGAGCAATTCAATATATGAGTATTCCTCTTCCACAGTCAACAACGCGCTGATGTAAGTGGGTCGTTGATCTTCAATAGTGCCCAAGTTAATCTCTTTCAATTCATCAACAGTAGCCTTAACTCCTTCTTCAAATTGTTGAGGAGCTATTTCAGCGTCTTCTTCCTCAACGACCACTTCTTCACATGAGGCGATATGGTTTGATGTGACAACATTTTCATCTTGCTGGCAAAGGCTTTTGACATCAATACATATCTTTATGCTTCCATTTCTCTGACGCACGAAGATAAGACTGCGTGCAATGTTTTTTGTGATAGTACCACCTCTAACTAGATTCGCAATTTCGCGACGCACTTGACTTCGAGTAGTGTGAGAAACTTGATTGCTAGCACCGTTAGTAACATAGTAAGATGAACCCACGCTTTCTATATCTTTATCGTCTTCGGCATCCTGTGTAAAGACGATAGTTTTCATTTTGGCCTTCAATTCTTTTCCGTACGACACGAGCAAAGTGGTACACCTTTTCATACGAGAATGAATTGAGCTCCTTAGCTTTTTTGTCATGTTCAATT comes from Salvia miltiorrhiza cultivar Shanhuang (shh) chromosome 3, IMPLAD_Smil_shh, whole genome shotgun sequence and encodes:
- the LOC131018841 gene encoding uncharacterized protein LOC131018841: MQKCISKHQILLDAASPVLVSPVLGRPLILYIAAQKRSMGALLAQENENGKDNTLYYLSRTMTPNELKYAPIEKLCLALIFSIQKLKHYFQAYTVRLISKANPLKFVMSRHVLSDRLARWYLQLQQFEIVYVPQKTVKGQVLADFLADHPIPAECELSEDLPDEDALAIDIALPWWMFFDGASHREGAGAGVVFVSPERQVLPYSFTLTENCSNNVAEYQALILGLEMALDMQQSHLKVYDDSKLVVNQILGLYEVKKPELLPYVKYARKIIKWLGNVEIEHILINENKQADALAKLASTIAMISGETHISVCERWVIPPIFEEEKCEEIESHLVEVFEIEEEDRRQLLVDYLKYDKLPNDPRRRVDIRRRATRFIFFKGTLYIRSFDRVFLRCLSNEKAAKAMEEAHSGICGAHQSGSNLHFRIKRMGYYWPTIVKDCLDTCKDVKPANSTRI